The stretch of DNA ATGGGACATTTTGCCTTTAATTTTACTTTCTCAGTCTCTAATTATAAACATTCATTGTtgttttacatatattaaaaaatagatatttattttattgtgtcAATCTTATATGTTGAGTTTCATACatattatttgtatataaataGGTTGaactttgaattttattaatacgGGGTATTTTAATAAAGTAATTGAGTTCAAGTCGTTAATGAGCTTTAATTAATGATGAATTTTCCGGGAGAACTCgatttcaaaatcatgatggAATAATTTTTGGTCAGTCTTTACTTATCTTTCAACCGAACTTTAGATTACCAGAATCTCATTCTTATGAGAATCAAGGAGTTAaaaccaataaaataaataaggggtatatttttaaaaagtaataaatgattaatgtaAAGTAAGCATATATTAACAAAGTAATTGACCCTAAGTGATTAATGTCATTCAATTAAGAACAAATCATTTAGGATAACCCAAATGCTAATCTTGATTGAATCAATTATTTGTCAAATTTTACTTATCTAAAATTCGTACTCTGAATTATCAAAGtccattttctttaaaaataaaaaagttaagacaaaaataaacttatatttagagattaatttttttttccaaatgtacttataattaatataatagttatttatgaACACTTATTTTCTAAAGAGATTTATATCTAAAGATAGAAATAGTAAGTGGATCTCACAATTCCATAATAATATCTAACAAAGGATCATATGTGGGGTCaagttatcaaaattataacattTGTTTATGTTAAGaaagtttattaatttaatttaatgatctTATTTGTTTAAGTGTTTTTCGTACATAAGATCAGAATTAGAAGTAGTATTAATCTTTGAAAATGGAAATGCATTGACTTGAGAGAGTAAAAGCCATAAGGAACCACATAAAAGACAATTAAGAAGCACCACATAATATGCCGATTCCGTTTATGGCCAGCTATGTCTAGTCACACTATCATTCAAATAGTGGCAACAAACTCAAAGTAGAAGATTTCTCATACTTTCAATCTCTCCCTTTATATGATCCATTTTCCAACATATACTAATTTAGTACAaccccttcttcttcttttgattCCAAATTACTTggcaagaaaataaaatgaaaaagattttTGTGCTATTACTATGCTTGCTTCACTTAGCATCTTTTGGATTTGTCAATGGCTCTTTGGTTGAGAAGGAAAAAATTGGGATATTTGAGCTCAAGAAAGGTGATATTTCTTTGAAAGTCACCAATTGGGGTGCATCAATTATGTCTCTTGTCATTCCTGATAAGAATGGTATGACCACTTTTATCCCTTCAAATCTTTCTCAAATGTTAGTTTAATTTATGAGCATTTATATAActccattgttttttttttctttatgagTCGAGTTATGAATCTCATGAGAATCGAATACATCTTTTGATTCGATCACTTCAATCTTTCTAAACAAAAAACTAAACGAGTTGTTCTGAAATTTATCAATGTCAGattaaatcttaaaaatatgTAGATAAATTAAGTTTTGAACGACATACTTTATATTTCATAAAACAATCACCTcattgcttttattttttatgccatatttttgttaatttgtatatattccattgttttttttttattttaaaaaaagtttaatgaATTGAGTTTTGAATCTCACGAGAATTGGAATAAATTTTATAGTTCGAACACTTCAATtcttgttatttaaaaaaaaaattaaaatgggtTGAGCTTTAAAATTCATCAATGtcaaattaacttttgtttaaaaaacacttagatcatttaatttattttaaatgtagaTGAGTTAAGTTGTGAATGAGATACTTTATATCTCATAAACAATCACTTCgttgcttttattttttatgtcaaatatttgttaatttgtgTAACTTTTTCTATGTGATTTGTGTTTAGGAAAATTGGGTGATGTTGTTCTTGGATATGATTCAGTTAAGGAATACACTGTGAGTAATCTACTTTGTACATTTTTAGAGAACATTTTCTTGCATAAATTTGTTGTATTATGTTTTGAAACTTTGTTACTTTCTCTGCTTTCTTTTCTTGTGCAAATATATCATTGTTCAAGTATTGCTTAGATTAAACAAACATGTCATAGCTATTAACATGTCGCTAGTGGACAAATTTTCTTCACATGCACTCAATCTTAGACCCTACACTCATGAAATATCCGCccaatattttcttatttattattactattattttaaaattatgttgtGGGTTAGACTAACAAATACTGTAAAgatattaaagattttttttttaataaaaaaacatggaATAATGaatcaataaaagaaaaatatatttatatactttttgaATACACGTTAAACACTTATCAACataataaatacattattttttttatataaagttacaacttttaattctttaatCAATGCTTGAAAGATACTTGTTTGTACTATCCTATTATTTAATTCAACTAATTATATCAACATAAAAAAgataactaataatttatactttAGATGTGTATCAACATTGAACAACTTAGAAATTGCCTTGGAAACAGTAACAGTGGATGGTTGGCTATTTCAACTTTGACGGTCCTATTTGTCATGCTTGGTTGGCTACTTAGAAAAATGTAATTCTTTGGACGATTAATACGTTGACCAAAAAAAATGTAATGGTTTCTagtttctacttttttttttctcttgagGAAACTTTCTAGTTTCTATTACTACTACTATCTAGATTCCAATTTCAGTTGCccttttttatcattttaaagtTGAATAGAGAATATAAACTATTAGTCTAGTAAGTAAAACTTAGTTGGTTAATGtagtaatattaatatattagtcTAGTAAGTAAAACTTAGCTCATTGCTGAAGTAATATTAATacgtaaatatttatatttcaatttaaaattcatcaattttttaaattaaaaatatgtgagTCTTACAGACTCACTTAAACCGGCTAACTCGATATTCAAATCAACTtagttatattttgatataatttatttaaattttgatctaatttgaattaatttatttaaagttaatgATATTTAATTCGGTTAGCAGATTTTATATCTTGAATCTGCAAACTCAATCCAAtcgaattttatttaaaatttcttttgttaatttcattaatttaagtatttttttattgataaatgttaataattaattagttagtgagaaagaaaaaatgttagTAGCAGAGATTAAACGCTTGACCTCATTCGATATCTCTCAGCCCACCAATCAAACTGCCAATATGTGATAACCAAATCCAATGCgttcataattaaattaatttgattcaaatttgaaataaaattataggttaaaaacttaattaaattcaaatgaaattgatcaattcaaatattaaatttgatttatactGACCCAAACTAACGTGTGTACAGTCCTACAagacttaattaaaaaaaataaaattataaactattaaATTCTCTTGATCtccaaaaaaatatgaatttatccAACTCTACTATAGTGTGTGTGCTACCTCTATcttataattttactttatagtTTTTACATTTATTATGAAAAGtaagtaattttatatttataaaatacatttttgtaTATGTTCAATTCTAACcgactaaaaaataattattatattaataagaggtatattaaaaataattaaaaatatattttataatttaaaataagatttatgttaatacattttttttagattaaataaatttaatctgtataaaattttaaaattttctctataaaaaaattatatttcttagTCTTCACAATATTTAGAAAatgtttcataaaaaattatatttttttaatttaagataaattaaatataaaaattttaaatataataaatcaaaagtaaatataatgaaaatatgaatctttgaattataaattcattttttataaagaaacttTTTAAATGTTGATAtctataaaaaaacttatttaaaaatataaatttgtgatttattttaataaggAAAAATATGTAAGTGGTGACAACTAACTAAATATAGATATAGTTGGTGCATGTGTGTTGGATGATTGTAGGTTGCAACTGGGTAGCATCTATCCTGTAGAAAGAAAAAGGACTAGTGCGATCCCCGGGAATACTGGGGTTGCAATTATATCCATGGTGTAATAATTGGATACACCattaattaatatgtttaaataaTAAGGTGGaccaccttataaatattttattatggagtgatatttaaaaattactctatttaatattctttgtaaaaagttatttaaaattataacaatgatATATGGATggtaaatattgttttttggaCGTAGAAAATTAtggttctttttattttaaaattaagaaattgatttaattgatGATCTTTtgatcaaaatgaaataaaataatattaaatttagggtgttggcattgacatttttcttccataatatataaatatgttttaaaagtgaactaatttaaatgatatcaataaaattaccgtataattttataaaaataaaaaaaatcataaacttttatttttctaatagtAAATTTGAGGTGATTTTTAACCACTCATTCATATTTAGCTATATGTTATCTTGGTATATTGAAACTCTTACCtcatataattatataagaGTGCAAAATGGAAAACAAACTTATACTTACAACTAACAAGAGTAGAAATAAATTAGATCAATTGGTAGGGGGTCTAAGACCTAATATATGCCAAATTCAGGATTAAatcaaacttttattttttaagtagaCAAGGtttagacttaaaaaaaattatttaactgaaataaataaattacacgGCACAAAAACAACTTTTAGATTTAGCAAGTCaaactatttaatttaagtaattatatgtgaattactattattattattgtgttttttatgaacattattttgattttaaattatatatcttgtattaaattattaatttattaaattattaatttttgtaattttagcaAATCAGTATACATTAATTTTTGACACATTCttaaatatgttattataaaaaaagatataggTATTATAAAGTTAGAatctctaaaatattatatcagatgttaaaatagaattttatctCATTTTCCTATTAAGTCCTTAATTAATCTAAAGATAAACTATATTAAATTACTTATTTGAAGAAGTTAATATGAAACATATCTttaaacaaactaaaaataatatagattaaatttataaaaaagtcatatttaaatctaaaaaatttctttaatttattcaaaaataaaatatttctacaaTAATTACGAAtcaaatttaatctttttttattttttaccaaATCACATAAAGTTCTTATAAAATTCAGCTCGATCCAATCATTTTCACTTCTAAAATATTTCACAACGAGTTTAAATGTAAAAGGTTCATGGGACATAAACGTAAATTTGgagtacaaaaaatttaattacggTATATGgtatattagttttttaaaacgaatccaactttatcaaaattaattatgtaaaaatataagaCAATTCTTTTGACAACAAATGtgctcattttatattttatattcagaATGACTCAACATATTTTGGAGCTACTGTTGGAAGAGTTGCTAACAGAATTGGAGGAGCTCAATTTACTCTAAATAGACATCATTACAAATTAGTTGCTAATGAAGGAAACAACACACTTCATGGTATGTTAAATGTTCaccttatgaaaataatttatttataccaTATGACATTTATAGTCTTGTATGCTTACAGCAGCTACAATAACTTTAATCACcgttaaatataaagaaatatattttcttttctaaatttaatagttttcatacatctcatatataataatactCCTTTGTTGTCCAACTAATTAGGTGGATCAAGAGGATTCAGTGATGTTATTTGGAAAGTTAAAAGGTATCAAAGAGAAGGTCCTAGTCCAACCGTTACATTTACTTACCATAGTTTTGATGGGGAAGAAGGTAAGTGTTAAGCTTCCTTAATCTTTactactagaaaaaaaaaaaaatatcgatTCTAAtttatagagagaaaaaaaaaaatgaaatcggtttcaaaaattagttattaaattttgaaagagattttattttttctttacaaatatTACGAATTCCCTANNNNNNNNNNNNNNNNNNNNNNNNNNNNNNNNNNNNNNNNNNNNNNNNNNNNNNNNNNNNNNNNNNNNNNNNNNNNNNNNNNNNNNNNNNNNNNNNNNNNNNNNNNACGACAATTATACTAAACATAAtcacaaataataatttaagaaaataaaaatgattaaatataacTACACATATTTATATTGTATTAGTATCAAACACCTACAAGTATCATGTATATTAAACACATATTTAATCCAAAGTGTCTTATCATATATAGGTtacatttattcattcttgaCATTGACAAAGATACGaaactttatattatatatgagtcTTCTTGGATTGACTTATCTTTTAACATTAACGtatcttattaaaaattaaaattaattaacttttaattattttttggttaAATTTCATTCAAGAATAGTAAGTATCTATGAATCTGTTTAATAGAGTATATAGAAATTATTTATGATATGTCCATAAATTCTTTTCAAATTCATAAGatacaaaaacaatttatatcttatatataaaaattatttaagttttttttacctacattataaaaataatttatatataatcacGCATATAGTTTAAGCtgttaaataaactttttatcCAAACACTAACCTGATACATTTGTATTTCAGGATTTCCTGGTGATCTCCTGGCAACTGTGAGCTACATTCTAACTGGAAAAAATCAATTGGTCATAATTATGAAAGCAAAAGCTCTTAACAAACCAACTCCAGTGAATTTAGCCAACCATGCTTATTGGAACATTGGAAACCAAAACAGTGGCAACATTCTAAATGAAGTGATACAAATCTTTGGTTCCAAAATCACTATTGTTGACAACAAATTAATTCCTACAGGAACATTTGCTTCTGTGAAAGGAACTCCATATGATTTTCTTAAACCACAAATTATTGGAACCAGAATTAACCAACTAGCAAAAACTAAGGGTTATGACATTAACTATGTGTTGGATGGTGAAAAAGGGAAAAATATCAAACTTGCAGCTAAGGTGTTTGATAAAAAGTCTGGGAGAACTTTGGAACTTTACACAAATGCACCTGGTTTGCAATTTTATACTGGTAATTATATTATGGATGTGAAGGGTAAAAATGGACATGTTTATCAAGCTCATGCTGGATTGTGTTTGGAGAGTCAAGCTTTTCCTGATTCAGTGAATCATCCTGATTTTCCTTCAACAATTGTGACCCCAGAAAAACCTTATAAGCATTATATGCTTTTTAAGTTTTCAGCCAAATCTCATTAGCTTTTGAGTTTAATTAAGTATTTGGATTTACTGCAGAGTAGTTACCATATCTGAATTGTCTGATTAAGATTAAACGgtttaaatttaaagttttaattatttttaaatttaaaatatagaccGTTTGATCGTAATAAGACAATTTTAATGTATCTGACTGCACTGCAGTCGGAAGAGACCAAGTGAAGTGAATCTTGATGCTTTAATTAAAGAGATTTAAATAAGAATAGTGAGATTTTCCTATTTTTATGATATCATGGGTAAATAAGTGTTacaattttatgaatttcatCCATCCAAAATTTAGCATCATTACAATGAATAATtagattgatatattttatttagctTCATATGTGTATTGTTATTATTTCTTAGACATTTATTTCTCTTCAATGTGGTAGGATGGAGTGGAAATAGGTCACGAGGTAATTGCTTAGCCCATGTAAGGTGCACAGAACAAACTAAACAAtagtatagtaaaataaaatatttttaaaagtctatttaattaaaataataagttatatgtaattaaaaaacTTTGTAATTTATCACAACgatatatttaagtaaatataaataaactattattattattattatcattattatattaaatacaataatttattcataCTGATTTATATCAacttttaacatatttaaatgaaagttagatattataaaattaagattttcAAATATCTTTGGGAAACAATTTTTAAGAGCtttaatatcatattaaaaattagaatttttttatttaaatttgagaaacattaaattataattaataatagagACATTGATAAAcattatatgaaatttaattttttttctcataaaattacaatatcaaGCCCTTGAAAATGAGATTCTATAAAATATCAAGTTAGATAGCATAAATTATAGCTTTAAAGAAAGATAACATGTcatataaaacttttaaaaagtgATGTTAGATCAGGAATAACTCTAAGATAaataatacatcaaatttaaacaTTGTTTTTTCTACAACATCATATTTGTGCACTGCATAACCTAAGTTAATATAACCTATTTTCACTTTAGGTGTAGAACAATTCTCCTTATTTTCTTGATATAAATACTTACATTTTAGTTCTAATCACATGTTTCTATTTCTTGACTTGTACCTCAAGAGAAAGTTTGccttataatttttgttatagcaACGGTAAAGAGTTGGTGTTTTTTCTTTACAAGGTAAAGTGTTGGTTTGGTTTTCGATTTGTTTTTGCTTAGATTGAGTTTTTTGAACAAAAGATTTGgtttaaaaaattgaacaatgattatttaaaaagaatcaTTTACCAAACTTAATACTAATCCTATTCATCCAGTATAGAGACAGCTGTAAATGGGACCCAGTCCAAGTTGAAGGAAGGCACAAGGATGGGATATAGACTGTAGACCCCACAATATTGGAAAGATAAAACAATGTCCAATTAGTCAAAGAAGACAGCGTTTAATGGCATTTAGTCAAACACGACAATAATTTTGTCTTTGATTGACTTTGGGactatttttacatattttatcatttcaatctaaatttttattattctctCAATCTctctgttttttaatttttcaaatttatttttaatttagattaaaattttatatcatataaattatatatataatattttatgtaaatttaagatcatttgatatattatcaaattatattaaaattaatatcttatttatttttattgaaaaattttaactttcattaatgttaattatatatcaaacgattttaaatttatgtaaaattttacataatctatttgatataaatttttaatctaacaaaaaattaaaaaataaaataaaattgttaaaaataagcGGAATTGAAAAGATTCAAACTCTTTGCTAACAAGTAGAAAATATTTCCTTCGTCTAAAAAGAATGACCAATTGACATTTCATAGAGATTAAAAAGTGGTGCATGTATTATTAATTAGAGGgtataattacaaaaaataattaatattatattataaattaaaaatgatcatttactaaattatttttacaaatgagTTATTTATCGTGGAacggaagaagaagaaaatttgtattaaaaataaggtaaaatgattaaatcctcaattaactttaaaaagataattaaataagaGAGAACTTGAATGagatatatattatgatttttgaaatttaaacgtGAAATTCTCTTAATTCGGATAATGAAATCACgtgaaaatttattatattcttcTTTATATGACTGATAACAAAATTCATTGTACAATTCTAaaaatcaataactaaaaataattgaaatgagaataagactaaaaatagtTCAACTCTGTAACATTCACAAATATAAATGAGTAACTTAAtacataaaaagttaaataaccaatatgatatttttgtgtAACTTAATAGTCTATGGAATACATTTTccctaaaactaataaaatttcaacttttatTGAAGCTACGACTTCAAATACATTGCCTAAAAAAAACTTCCAATACAAATTTTATGGACAAACTAATATTTTAGTTCTCAAAtcatctaaaataatttttaaaatatacaactTACTATCGTAAAAGCAATTGAAAGATACAATTTACTATTAAAATAGTCAATGACTGTTATAATGTCAAAGACTAAACTGACTAGCATTTTGATAATTCGATGACTAATTTGGATTTTTTGCTGAGTCACTAACTATAATGACAACGTCTTATACTTTCAAAGACTAAAATTGTAGTTTAactcaaatttaatataaatttttatatttaatctattaaaaatacattaaggACATTTTAACATTTGTCTTAACTTTTAACCCTatgtaaacaaaacaaaaaaactgaAATTCATTCTCAAAAGAATTTGTTCTTAGAAAATATGAGTTAAAATTACTTTGTTGgtatattttcttttcttaattttcaCAATTTAGAAGACAATGAATCATTAATCCAAAGGATTTTTATGATTGAGGTGACAATGTAGACAAATATAAGggttagaaatattttgaaaacatTATGATTTTTGCTTTCAATATACATGAATCGTAATAAAACCGCTCTATTGTTAGAGATATAGATATAATTGGTTAAACTATATAATCAAATCTCACATGTTTTTTCTTGCTATCTTTAgcttctattattattaattaaaatgatgtGTGATTTTCTTATAGCTTAGGAGTGGTTGCTCTTGAAATTATAATAGGAAATCATCATGGAAAATTTGTTTCATCGATAAGATTTGCATCCACTAACCTTTGATGTTTTTATTCTTATCATTTAAGGTTGTCACAAAAAAGCCCTGAACAATATTGTCAAATACGTGAGCGGATTCAGATTGAAAAGATGATATAATAGATCATTTCTCAAAGAATCATAACACATATTGTAAGATCCTACCAAAATATAGGAGGATAACTTATAGAAGGATCGTAATACAAAATCATAGAACCGTAGCCTCTaaaatcataatcaaattcataatcatgaccaaaataatcaacatataagattaaaatttgaaacataAACAACTAAACCTAATTTCAAATAGAAACAAATACCATAAGTTCAAACAGAGAAAATAACCCAAATTCAAATAGTAACAACCAACATAATTCATCTAAGTTCATAATTAATCATACTCTAAAAACTACTAGTCTATATATCTATATTATTATTCAATCCATATGCAGGAAAATTATCTTCCACATGATCatcaatttttatcaatttatctTCACCATCACATTAGCATTTGGAATCTCCAATAAATCTCCTAATGCAACATAATACCACCATTAGCATTTTCTTCTCCGgcttcaataatttttaacctTTATAACCTCTAATTCATCAGTATTGGAAGGcattttaaaagttgaaaaaCAGAGAGGAACAAAACAATatcaaaaaggagaaaaatttgCAGTTGCAACAGATTTTAACCATTAATAGTTAcaaaaaattagggattttttatttcttcaaatcGGGTCACCAAACTCGATCCAAACTCAAGGGTTGCACAACAGATTTGTGTTattggtcttcttttcttgttATAAGAACGGATATTAGGATTATTGATTTAAgtcattgataaaaataaattaatttttttttgaatgttATTGATAATAAAGAGAATTGATTACATTACAAACacttaaatagttaattagatAATCAgttaattaatgtaaaataactaactaactaattagtGTAAGTAACTAACCAATTAACTAAGTACCCAACTAAAATATCTAATATTAGAAATTTAGAACATATGACTTTCCCATGTTTTTGCGAGAACATATGACTTTCCCATGTTTTTGCGAGCTCTGCAAAACGAGTCATCACAATTTGGCAATCAAATCTCGTAAACTTGTATGATTCAACGAGTTGGCTCACAATTTTAACAACATCGGCCTCCATTTATAACTAAACGATTTGAAGAAATTTCAATAAGCGAGGAGATGTTAAATCAAGAGTTATAACTTACATATAACTAATACTTTAGATTGAAGGCATGTCCGACTTTCAATACATTTTGAAGTGTGGCACTAATACAACATCAAcctttgatatatttaatatgcttctattttctaaaattgttATTTGTACCGACATATCTATCTATGCGTCGTGTTCTGTTTTTGTGTTAGATTAGTGCTTCATAGATTATAACTAGTCAATATACATCGTAAAATAGGAAATTGAGGAGTGTGTTGAATTCATTGATTTGAATAAATTACACAGTCTTGAATTTTATACTAGTTACTTCAGGAGCTTGAGAGCAAACTAAATCACTAACTAACTTTAATCAACATTAACAAATATTAGTTTATACTAACATTCAATTACTTCCAAATATCCTATGAACTTGGTGGGGGCTGtccataatttaattttcataaatgatacacataacaaaatggataaattataaaagatgaCTAGGCTTGCTTTAGTAAAATTTGAAGCATACATGATACACACAACAAAACGAATCAATCAATGAATCAATCAAGAATGGATAAATCCTTACTATTAATGAATatagttttaaaagaaaaaccaTAATAAGAAATTTCATTGATCCAAACAATTAACATACAACATGTTAGCATTTTGGTTTGATGTTGTACAATGTTTAATTGGTGTGATGAGGAATTTTCTTGGCTGCTTTGAATATCATCTCAAATGAACTTTGCATGCATGACTTTAATCTCTGTTCATCTATGAATTCTTTTTCTGTTTTGAGGGTAACTCTTACCACTTCCATGTAGCTCATTATAGAAATTACAAGACTCTGCAACACATAAAATTAAAGTGAGTTTAAACTCTCAATTAATATTTCTAACAATTTCTATatctaaaatgaaatataagtaaaaattgtATATGAAGTAGATATTTGTAGTCTATATAATACCTCAGGTCCACCGGCCAATGTGAAGTAAAAGCCTTTCACAGGATGATTAGCCAAAGACATTTTTTGTATTGGTCCAACCAAATTGGTAACCACTGCACTTGAATTTGTTATTGTCCTTCGAATATGTTTTGCTACTGCCTAAATAAAACACAAACCAAACCATATTTGTAATTGGATTATAGATTAATAAgaattttaattaacaaaaacacTATAAGTAACAATACAATGTCATTGTCAAAGTGGATGCTATTGTGGACTACGTTCATATGTGGTTTGTTGTAGACCAGTGTTTAAAAGTTACTTGAAAgtcaataataatgaaaatcgGCGATATTTATTTGAAGTATTTATGGTTAAGACAATGACTCGACTAATGTTAACtcgataaaaataagaaaaaaacgAATGTATtcatcaaaattcaatttattcaaCCAACACTAATAGGTCACCGTTTCAACCATAAAGATGTGAAGTGTCATT from Cicer arietinum cultivar CDC Frontier isolate Library 1 chromosome 3, Cicar.CDCFrontier_v2.0, whole genome shotgun sequence encodes:
- the LOC101489028 gene encoding uncharacterized protein, which codes for MKKIFVLLLCLLHLASFGFVNGSLVEKEKIGIFELKKGDISLKVTNWGASIMSLVIPDKNGKLGDVVLGYDSVKEYTNDSTYFGATVGRVANRIGGAQFTLNRHHYKLVANEGNNTLHGGSRGFSDVIWKVKRYQREGPSPTVTFTYHSFDGEEGFPGDLLATVSYILTGKNQLVIIMKAKALNKPTPVNLANHAYWNIGNQNSGNILNEVIQIFGSKITIVDNKLIPTGTFASVKGTPYDFLKPQIIGTRINQLAKTKGYDINYVLDGEKGKNIKLAAKVFDKKSGRTLELYTNAPGLQFYTGNYIMDVKGKNGHVYQAHAGLCLESQAFPDSVNHPDFPSTIVTPEKPYKHYMLFKFSAKSH